The region GGAAGCCATGCCCCAGCCCGACGTCCCGACCGAGCGCGATCGCGATCCGGCGCCCGCGGTCTCGCGCGCCCTCCGCATCCTGACCGCCCTCGCCGACGCCGACGGCGCGCCGATGACGCTGAGCGACATCGCTCGCGCGCTCGGCCTCGCGAAGTCGTCGACCGCGAACCTGTGCGCCGCGCTCGAGGACGGCGGCATGCTCGAGCGGGAGGCGGGCGGCTACCGGCTCGGGCGCCGCACCGCCGAGCTCGGCGGCGCGTTCGCACAGCAGTTCAACCAGGTGCGCGAGTTCTACCGCGTCGTGGCGGCCTCGCCCGTGCTGCACCGCGAGGTCGTGCAGATCGCGATGCTCGACGGCACCGACGCGCTCTACCTCGCGCGCCACGAGGGCCGCTCGCCCTACCGGCTCGGCACGCCGCTCGGCTCGAAGCTGCCCGCGGCGCTCAGCGCCACCGGCGTCGCGCTCCTCGCCGAGCTCGACGATGACGCAGTGCGCGCACTGCTCGCGCCGACGGAGCCGTTCCCACGCTTGACGCCCGGCAGCATCACGACCGTCGATGAGCTGCTGCCGCAGCTGGGCGAGGTGCGCGAGCGCGGCTACGCCGTCGACCGCGGCGGCTCGTTCGGGGGCATCACGGGCGTCGCCGTCGCGCTCGAGCCGTGGGCGCCCGCCGACCCGCCGCTCGCGATGGGGGCCGCGCTGCCCGCGGAGCTCGCCGATGACGAGCGGATCGACGCGGTCGGCGAGGGCCTGCTCGCGGCGGTCGCGGTGCTCACCAACCCGCTCCGGGGTCCCGGGGCCTGACCGAGCCTCGTCGCTGTTCAAGCAGTTGAACGGCGTTCAGTGGGCTGGTACAGTCGCCGGAAGCAACGACGCACTTGCACGACTGTCGAAGGAGATGGACCGTGTCCGACACCACCGCGCAGCACCCCGCGCACACCGACGACCCCGAGTACGCGGCCAACCTGCGCAGGGCGACGCTCGCCTCGAGCGTCGGCAGCGCGCTCGAGTACTTCGACTTCGCGCTCTACGGCCTCTTCTCGGCGCTCATCTTCGGGCAGCTGTTCTTCTCGAACCTGCCGCCGGAGTTCGCCGTCGTCGCCTCGCTCGCCTCCTTCGGCGTGGGCTTCCTCGCGCGCCCGCTCGGCGGCCTCTTCTTCGGCACACTCGGCGACCGCCTCGGCCGCAAGTGGGTGCTCGTCGTC is a window of Agrococcus sp. Marseille-Q4369 DNA encoding:
- a CDS encoding IclR family transcriptional regulator, giving the protein MPQPDVPTERDRDPAPAVSRALRILTALADADGAPMTLSDIARALGLAKSSTANLCAALEDGGMLEREAGGYRLGRRTAELGGAFAQQFNQVREFYRVVAASPVLHREVVQIAMLDGTDALYLARHEGRSPYRLGTPLGSKLPAALSATGVALLAELDDDAVRALLAPTEPFPRLTPGSITTVDELLPQLGEVRERGYAVDRGGSFGGITGVAVALEPWAPADPPLAMGAALPAELADDERIDAVGEGLLAAVAVLTNPLRGPGA